The proteins below are encoded in one region of Telopea speciosissima isolate NSW1024214 ecotype Mountain lineage chromosome 10, Tspe_v1, whole genome shotgun sequence:
- the LOC122643459 gene encoding uncharacterized protein LOC122643459, translating to MLVKSLKAQDHITDLNEAFQVLRESKMRLNLAKCAFGVTSGKFLDFMVSRRGIEANPSKIKAILEMHLPGRVKELQELIGRVTAFADFVLEYTLPDEEIPSTAEPEEIAEEWTLYVDGSSSAQGCGAGLILTSPRGFTVQYALWFEFQATNNGAEYEALIAGLKLAQSLMVKCITIHSDSQLIVNQVKGEYDAKESQMAQYLRRVQNLVTNFNHFEILQVPQALNASADALSRLATLDFQDLDRTVYLDILTSPSIAQSEEVLPVEIEPCWMDPLINYLQEGILPTDKEEAKKVRMRVVRYTMIEGTLYKKAFAMPYLKCLRPSEAEYVLREIHTGNCGQHLGGIALAHKVIRQGYFWPYLSKEALSFVRKCLKCQKFAPITCQPAVELTSISSPLPFVQWGMDILGPFPKAFGGKQFIVVAVDYFTKWVEAKALATITTAKVWKFFLHSVIYRYEIPRTLITDNGKQFEQKFKEFSDQYEI from the exons atgcttgtGAAGAGCCTGAAAGCACAAGATCATATTACAGATTTGAATGAGGCATTTCAGGTCCTAAGAGAAAGTAAGATGAGGTTAAATCTAGCTAAGTGCGCTTTTGGAGTCACATCCGGAAAGTTCCTCGATTTCATGGTCTCAAGAAGAGGAATTGAAGCAAATCCATCCAAGATTAAGGCTATACTTGAGATGCATCTGCCTGGAAGAGTCAAAGAATTACAAGAACTTATAGGAAGAGTTACG GCCTTTGCGGATTTTGTGTTAGAATATACACTTCCTGATGAGGAAATCCCTTCCACCGCAGAGCCTGAGGAGATAGCGGAAGAATGGACGCTGTATGTGGATGGTTCATCCAGTGCACAAGGATGTGGGGCAGGGTTGATATTAACCAGCCCTAGAGGATTTACTGTGCAATATGCACTATGGTTTGAATTCCAGGCCACTAATAATGGGGCAGAATACGAAGCTCTGATTGCAGGATTGAAGCTGGCACAAAGTCTAATGGTAAAGTGTATTACCATACACAGTGATTCTCAGTTGATAGTTAATCAAGTCAAAGGGGAGTATGATGCCAAAGAATCTCAGATGGCCCAATACCTGAGAAGAGTCCAGAACTTGGTCACAAACTTCAACCATTTTGAGATACTTCAGGTACCTCAGGCGCTGAATGCATCTGCAGATGCCCTCTCCAGACTTGCCACCTTGGATTTTCAAGATTTGGACAGAACAGTGTACCTAGACATACTCACCTCCCCGAGCATAGCACAATCTGAGGAAgtattgccagtggagatagAACCTTGTTGGATGGATCCATTAATCAACTACCTCCAGGAGGGCATATTACCCACCGataaagaagaagcaaagaaagtcAGGATGAGGGTCGTCCGATACACAATGATAGAAGGGACACTATATAAAAAGGCATTTGCAATGCCTTATCTAAAATGTCTTCGACCATCTGAAGCAGAGTATGTACTTCGGGAGATACACACAGGCAATtgtggacaacacttggggggcatagcaCTAGCCCACAAAGTCATTAGACAGGGatacttttggccatatctcAGCAAAGAAGCATTGAGTTTTGTCCGCAAATGCCTGAAATGTCAGAAGTTTGCACCTATCACTTGTCAACCTGCAGTCGAACTCACTTCCATTTCTAGTCCCTTACCCTTTGTCCAATGGGGAATGGACATATTGGGACCTTTTCCGAAAGCATTTGGAGGCAAGCAATTTATAGTAGTAGCTGTtgattatttcaccaaatgggtagaagcaaAAGCATTGGCAACCATTACTACAGCAAAAGTCTGGAAATTCTTCTTACATTCAGTTATATACAGATATGAAATCCCGAGAACCCTTATCACTGACAACGGGAAGCAGTTTGAGCAAAAATTTAAGGAATTTAGTGACCAATATGAAATTTAG